In Chaetodon trifascialis isolate fChaTrf1 chromosome 6, fChaTrf1.hap1, whole genome shotgun sequence, one DNA window encodes the following:
- the disp3 gene encoding protein dispatched homolog 3 isoform X1: MGERGASGKKCLSLTLSPGQPEHGGDETAERKLSPLHVDPVGLIAPPVILASSASGASMDEDEPLLFQASWGEEEDEEEEEDGAAQAPGGGCLSEEAGVCGLWRAVAWVYTRPCASGVVLGVVVLLPCALFAYMLLYCPPLDIDLSYSAFEVHSHFSAERFDALTIAVKTQLGSWDRRRRDLDNSESEALQELLLEKLGRRGAFNRTDNEGTRSSTPQNKLLHAADDQKRGAAVGKDERTVPELSWGQPEKQKNLDHRAEEDEERSWDGNSTLPLIRRRRFAPNYYLQSQALWRIELVFVAQGEGNRNIFTPERLQTIHHVERLLMQHPQFHQFCWKPLEMLRDLPLGPSYCSPPSSLLSYLYPSEKGGKIYYDGMGPDLADIQGSLSLAITHPQFYWYVDESLSPEHLSSSLLRSEIHFGAPLPSYYSLQDRADEQRSRFKNFVVQYADILAKQSTSQVKVLYGGTELFDDEVRHTFHNDMMLAVISGACITVLVYVLTSFSVFLTFFGLASIGLSCLMALFLYHVVFGVRYLGILNGVAAFVIIGIGVDDVFVFISTFRQASYLRQPQQRMIYTIKTAGRATFLTSFTTAAAYAANTFSQIPAVHDFGLFMALIVSCCWLWVSILMPAALCVWTECVEPQEHAWLNCWKLFSGLSTSHGPLSDEDDDVALLSVEMEPGSCDTDGDAAILSLSVETPLSPPGQRHVGVVSTNLQWALKHLVAEPAVERRKALLGVFLLVLLLSAGCCCLLRPATHAPLLFRRDTNLQTLLALRSNLSGQGISCPMCSGVFMEKPHPLYTHTSSSAFKFSAHQQNPSTTTSAAPRSSVKPNSSTNQAGSLLTVYISKLDLGASTTIYRFSLNTSTPSPWKMCSTEHGELPSFQAYNQPRSNYTTRMTVCVSHVYHPYPSWMITSTLCDPRHGWTPEFSFYGASSPQQHSRRLYFAQRRLRPHPSRVCVNPPGCGISSGPDGPTQGTFYTPFPSDASSAAKTKPSKTLGFNPCSGGACGHPAVRPLVDTGAMVFVVFGILGVNRTERRDNHVIGDMGSIILDPDFDIFQEMGRLCKICKAISANKQLVKPGGAQCLPSGNKLSSILPLLHPECHSLPEPNLLPGQLSHGAVGMHGGKVRWLSMAFESTTYKGKSSFQTYSDFLQWENFIQEQLASLPQSSALQRGFQTCEHWKQIFMEIIGVESALWSLLLSLAICVAAVSVFTAHPLLLLPVLITILGVICLVLAVMYWLGWEMGAVEAISLSILVGSSVDYCLHVVEGYLLAGRSTPSTPGHNSEPPAERQRRTLEAVNHVGVAIVSSAVTTVISTVPLFFCVIVPFAKFGQIVAINTAVSILFTLTVTVAMLACMAPAGFSRSPGAVLKASLAVMAAAGLGAAACWVGGQLGALAWQPVST, translated from the exons atgggagagagaggagcttctGGGAAGAAATGTCTCTCGCTGACTCTGTCGCCTGGACAACCGG AGCATGGAGGGGATGAAACTGCAGAGCGCAAGTTGAGCCCTTTACATGTGGACCCGGTAGGCCTGATCGCACCACCTGTAATTCTCGCCTCCTCAGCCTCAG GTGCCAGCATGGATGAGGATGAGCCGCTGCTGTTTCAGGCCAgctggggagaggaggaagatgaggaggaggaagaggatggagcgGCACAGGCGCCAGGGGGGGGGTGCTTGTCTGAGGAGGCTGGGGTGTGTGGGCTGTGGAGGGCGGTGGCGTGGGTGTACACGCGGCCCTGTGCCAGTGGAGTGGTTTTAGGGGTAGTTGTCCTGCTACCATGCGCCCTCTTTGCCTACATGCTCCTCTACTGCCCTCCTCTGGACATAGACCTGTCCTACAGTGCCTTTGAGGTTCACAGTCACTTCTCTGCTGAGCGCTTCGACGCCCTCACCATCGCCGTGAAGACTCAGCTGGGGTCCTGGGACAGACGTAGGCGAGACTTAGATAACAGCGAGTCTGAGGCCCTGCAGGAGCTCCTGCTGGAGAAGCTGGGCAGACGGGGAGCGTTTAACAGGACAGATAATGAGGGCACAAGGTCCTCCACTCCTCAAAACAAGCTTTTACATGCAGCAGATGATCAgaagagaggagctgcagtggGCAAAGATGAAAGGACAGTGCCAGAATTGAGTTGGGGGCAGCCGGAGAAGCAGAAGAACTTAgatcacagagcagaggaggacgaggagagaTCATGGGATGGAAATTCCACTTTGCCGCTCATTAGGAGGCGCAGGTTTGCCCCCAATTACTACTTACAGAGCCAGGCTCTGTGGAGGATCGAGCTTGTGTTTGTAGCTCAAGGGGAAGGCAATCGCAACATCTTCACCCCAGAACGTCTGCAGACGATTCACCACGTGGAGCGTCTGCTCATGCAGCACCCGCAGTTCCATCAGTTCTGCTGGAAGCCTCTGGAGATGCTGAGGGATCTGCCGCTGGGGCCGTCCTACTGCTCGCCACCCAGCTCGCTCCTGTCTTACCTCTACCCCAGTGAGAAGGGAGGGAAGATATACTATGATGGCATGGGCCCAGATCTTGCTGATATTCAAG GTTCTCTGAGTCTGGCCATCACCCACCCACAGTTCTACTGGTACGTGGATGAGAGTCTGTCCCCTGagcatctctcctcctctctcttacGCAGTGAGATCCACTTTGGCGCTCCTCTTCCTTCCTACTACTCCCTGCAGGACCGAGCTGACGAGCAAAGATCCCGCTTCAAAAACTTTGTGGTGCAGTATGCAGACATCCTGGCTAAGCAGTCCACCAG CCAGGTGAAGGTGCTGTATGGAGGGACGGAGCTGTTTGATGACGAGGTGAGACACACCTTCCACAATGATATGATGCTGGCTGTCATCAGCGGAGCCTGCATCACTGTGCTCGTCTATGTCCTCACCTCCTTTTCTG tgtttctgactTTCTTTGGGCTGGCTAGCATTGGTCTGAGCTGCTTGATGGCTCTTTTCTTATACCATGTTGTGTTTGGCGTGAGGTACCTGGGAATCCTCAATGGAGTTGCAGCCTTTGTCATTATCGGCATTG GGGTGGATGATGTATTTGTGTTCATCAGCACCTTCAGACAGGCTTCTTATCTGCGTCAGCCACAGCAGCGAATGATCTACACAATTAAAACAGCTGGCCGAGCCACTTTCCTCACCTCCTTCACCACTGCAGCTGCCTATGCGGCTAACACCTTCTCTCAG ATCCCAGCCGTGCATGACTTCGGCCTATTCATGGCCCTCattgtcagctgctgctggctttgGGTATCTATCCTGATGCCAGCTGCCCTGTGTGTCTGGACCGAGTGTGTGGAGCCTCAGGAACATGCCTGGTTGAATTG CTGGAAGCTGTTTTCAGGCCTGTCAACGAGCCACGGCCCTTTGTCAGATGAGGACGATGATGTGGCACTTCTGTCGGTGGAGATGGAGCCAG GTTCCTGTGACACAGACGGCGATGCAGCCATTCTTTCCCTGTCAGTGGAGACACCTCTGTCCCCTCCAGGGCAGCGGCATGTGGGTGTGGTGAGCACAAATCTCCAGTGGGCCCTGAAGCACTTAGTGGCAGAGCCAGCAGTGGAGCGACGAAAAGCCCTTCTAG GTGTCTTCCTCCTGGTTCTGCTCCTATCCGCcggctgctgctgtctcctgAGGCCCGCCACTCATGCCCCCCTTCTTTTCCGCCGCGACACAAACCTCCAGACTCTGCTGGCTCTGAGGAGCAACCTGAGCGGACAAGGCATCTCCTGCCCCATGTGCTCAG GTGTGTTCATGGAAAAGCCGCACCCTTTGTACACCCACACTTCCTCGTCAGCTTTTAAGTTTTCTGCACATCAGCAGAACCCGAGCACAACAACCTCTGCTGCTCCCCGGAGCTCAGTGAAACCAAATTCAAGCACGAACCAAGCAG GCTCTTTACTTACAGTGTACATATCAAAGTTGGACCTTGGAGCCTCTACGACCATTTACCGCTTCTCCCTTAACACCAGCACTCCCTCCCCATGGAAAATGTGCAGCACAGAGCATGGAGAGCTGCCGTCATTTCAG GCTTATAATCAGCCCCGCAGCAATTACACCACCagaatgacagtgtgtgtttcccaTGTGTACCACCCGTACCCCAGCTGGATGATCACATCCACCTTGTGTGACCCCCGTCATGGCTGGACGCCGGAGTTTTCTTTTTATGGAGCATCgtctccacagcagcacagcag GAGGCTGTACTTCGCCCAGCGCCGCCTGAGGCCTCATCCCAGCCGGGTGTGTGTCAACCCTCCTGGCTGTGGCATCAGTTCTGGGCCTGATGGACCCACACAGGGAACCTTTTATACTCCTTTCCCCAGTG ATGCTTCATCTGCTGCCAAAACGAAACCATCCAAAACGCTTGGCTTCAACCCGTGCAGTGGCGGAGCGTGCGGCCACCCAGCGGTGCGTCCTCTGGTCGACACCGGGGCGATGGTTTTCGTGGTGTTTGGCATCCTGGGAGTCAACCGAACCGAACGCAGGGACAACCATGTTATCGGAGATATG GGCAGCATTATATTGGATCCAGACTTCGATATTTTCCAGGAAATGGGGCGTCTTTGCAAGATCTGCAAAGCGATCAGTGCAAACAAGCAACTTGTGAAGCCAGGAGGAGCACAGTGTTTGCCTTCAG GCAATAAACTGTCGTCTATTCTGCCTCTGCTCCATCCTGAGTGCCACTCTCTCCCTGAACCAAACCTCCTCCCGGGGCAGCTCTCCCACGGAGCGGTGGGGATGCACGGAGGCAAAGTGCGCTGGCTGTCCATGGCCTTTGAGTCC ACCACATACAAGGGGAAATCCTCCTTTCAGACCTATTCCGACTTCCTTCAGTGGGAGAACTTCATCCAGGAGCAGCTCGCCTCCCTCCCGCAGTCCTCCGCTCTGCAGCGGGGTTTCCAGACCTGCGAGCATTGGAAGCAGATCTTCATGGAAATCATAG GTGTGGAGAGTGCCCTCTGgagtctgctgctgtctctggcCATCTGTGTGgcagctgtgtctgtgtttactgcacatcctctgctgctgctgccagtgctCATAACCATTCTAG GCGTGATCTGTCTGGTGCTGGCGGTCATGTACTGGCTGGGCTGGGAGATGGGAGCAGTGGAGGCCATTTCTCTGTCTATACTTGTGGGATCTTCTGTGGATTACTGTCTCCATGTGGTGGAGGGATACCTGCTGGCTGGGCGGTCCACACCCTCTACGCCTGGTCATAACTCG GAGCCTCCGGCTGAGAGGCAGAGGCGGACCCTGGAGGCGGTGAACCATGTGGGCGTTGCCATAGTGTCCAGTGCCGTCACCACGGTGATCTCCACAgtccctctcttcttctgtgtcattGTGCCTTTTGCCAAGTTTGGCCAGATAGTGGCCATCAACACCGCTGTCTCCATTTTGTTCACCCTGACGGTGACCGTGGCCATGCTGGCGTGCATGGCCCCCGCCGGCTTCAGCAGATCCCCCGGCGCTGTGCTGAAGGCCAGCCTGGCCGTGATGGCGGCTGCAGGGTTGGGAGCGGCCGCGTGCTGGGTGGGAGGACAGCTGGGAGCGTTGGCCTGGCAGCCAGTCAGCACGTAA
- the disp3 gene encoding protein dispatched homolog 3 isoform X2 has product MDEDEPLLFQASWGEEEDEEEEEDGAAQAPGGGCLSEEAGVCGLWRAVAWVYTRPCASGVVLGVVVLLPCALFAYMLLYCPPLDIDLSYSAFEVHSHFSAERFDALTIAVKTQLGSWDRRRRDLDNSESEALQELLLEKLGRRGAFNRTDNEGTRSSTPQNKLLHAADDQKRGAAVGKDERTVPELSWGQPEKQKNLDHRAEEDEERSWDGNSTLPLIRRRRFAPNYYLQSQALWRIELVFVAQGEGNRNIFTPERLQTIHHVERLLMQHPQFHQFCWKPLEMLRDLPLGPSYCSPPSSLLSYLYPSEKGGKIYYDGMGPDLADIQGSLSLAITHPQFYWYVDESLSPEHLSSSLLRSEIHFGAPLPSYYSLQDRADEQRSRFKNFVVQYADILAKQSTSQVKVLYGGTELFDDEVRHTFHNDMMLAVISGACITVLVYVLTSFSVFLTFFGLASIGLSCLMALFLYHVVFGVRYLGILNGVAAFVIIGIGVDDVFVFISTFRQASYLRQPQQRMIYTIKTAGRATFLTSFTTAAAYAANTFSQIPAVHDFGLFMALIVSCCWLWVSILMPAALCVWTECVEPQEHAWLNCWKLFSGLSTSHGPLSDEDDDVALLSVEMEPGSCDTDGDAAILSLSVETPLSPPGQRHVGVVSTNLQWALKHLVAEPAVERRKALLGVFLLVLLLSAGCCCLLRPATHAPLLFRRDTNLQTLLALRSNLSGQGISCPMCSGVFMEKPHPLYTHTSSSAFKFSAHQQNPSTTTSAAPRSSVKPNSSTNQAGSLLTVYISKLDLGASTTIYRFSLNTSTPSPWKMCSTEHGELPSFQAYNQPRSNYTTRMTVCVSHVYHPYPSWMITSTLCDPRHGWTPEFSFYGASSPQQHSRRLYFAQRRLRPHPSRVCVNPPGCGISSGPDGPTQGTFYTPFPSDASSAAKTKPSKTLGFNPCSGGACGHPAVRPLVDTGAMVFVVFGILGVNRTERRDNHVIGDMGSIILDPDFDIFQEMGRLCKICKAISANKQLVKPGGAQCLPSGNKLSSILPLLHPECHSLPEPNLLPGQLSHGAVGMHGGKVRWLSMAFESTTYKGKSSFQTYSDFLQWENFIQEQLASLPQSSALQRGFQTCEHWKQIFMEIIGVESALWSLLLSLAICVAAVSVFTAHPLLLLPVLITILGVICLVLAVMYWLGWEMGAVEAISLSILVGSSVDYCLHVVEGYLLAGRSTPSTPGHNSEPPAERQRRTLEAVNHVGVAIVSSAVTTVISTVPLFFCVIVPFAKFGQIVAINTAVSILFTLTVTVAMLACMAPAGFSRSPGAVLKASLAVMAAAGLGAAACWVGGQLGALAWQPVST; this is encoded by the exons ATGGATGAGGATGAGCCGCTGCTGTTTCAGGCCAgctggggagaggaggaagatgaggaggaggaagaggatggagcgGCACAGGCGCCAGGGGGGGGGTGCTTGTCTGAGGAGGCTGGGGTGTGTGGGCTGTGGAGGGCGGTGGCGTGGGTGTACACGCGGCCCTGTGCCAGTGGAGTGGTTTTAGGGGTAGTTGTCCTGCTACCATGCGCCCTCTTTGCCTACATGCTCCTCTACTGCCCTCCTCTGGACATAGACCTGTCCTACAGTGCCTTTGAGGTTCACAGTCACTTCTCTGCTGAGCGCTTCGACGCCCTCACCATCGCCGTGAAGACTCAGCTGGGGTCCTGGGACAGACGTAGGCGAGACTTAGATAACAGCGAGTCTGAGGCCCTGCAGGAGCTCCTGCTGGAGAAGCTGGGCAGACGGGGAGCGTTTAACAGGACAGATAATGAGGGCACAAGGTCCTCCACTCCTCAAAACAAGCTTTTACATGCAGCAGATGATCAgaagagaggagctgcagtggGCAAAGATGAAAGGACAGTGCCAGAATTGAGTTGGGGGCAGCCGGAGAAGCAGAAGAACTTAgatcacagagcagaggaggacgaggagagaTCATGGGATGGAAATTCCACTTTGCCGCTCATTAGGAGGCGCAGGTTTGCCCCCAATTACTACTTACAGAGCCAGGCTCTGTGGAGGATCGAGCTTGTGTTTGTAGCTCAAGGGGAAGGCAATCGCAACATCTTCACCCCAGAACGTCTGCAGACGATTCACCACGTGGAGCGTCTGCTCATGCAGCACCCGCAGTTCCATCAGTTCTGCTGGAAGCCTCTGGAGATGCTGAGGGATCTGCCGCTGGGGCCGTCCTACTGCTCGCCACCCAGCTCGCTCCTGTCTTACCTCTACCCCAGTGAGAAGGGAGGGAAGATATACTATGATGGCATGGGCCCAGATCTTGCTGATATTCAAG GTTCTCTGAGTCTGGCCATCACCCACCCACAGTTCTACTGGTACGTGGATGAGAGTCTGTCCCCTGagcatctctcctcctctctcttacGCAGTGAGATCCACTTTGGCGCTCCTCTTCCTTCCTACTACTCCCTGCAGGACCGAGCTGACGAGCAAAGATCCCGCTTCAAAAACTTTGTGGTGCAGTATGCAGACATCCTGGCTAAGCAGTCCACCAG CCAGGTGAAGGTGCTGTATGGAGGGACGGAGCTGTTTGATGACGAGGTGAGACACACCTTCCACAATGATATGATGCTGGCTGTCATCAGCGGAGCCTGCATCACTGTGCTCGTCTATGTCCTCACCTCCTTTTCTG tgtttctgactTTCTTTGGGCTGGCTAGCATTGGTCTGAGCTGCTTGATGGCTCTTTTCTTATACCATGTTGTGTTTGGCGTGAGGTACCTGGGAATCCTCAATGGAGTTGCAGCCTTTGTCATTATCGGCATTG GGGTGGATGATGTATTTGTGTTCATCAGCACCTTCAGACAGGCTTCTTATCTGCGTCAGCCACAGCAGCGAATGATCTACACAATTAAAACAGCTGGCCGAGCCACTTTCCTCACCTCCTTCACCACTGCAGCTGCCTATGCGGCTAACACCTTCTCTCAG ATCCCAGCCGTGCATGACTTCGGCCTATTCATGGCCCTCattgtcagctgctgctggctttgGGTATCTATCCTGATGCCAGCTGCCCTGTGTGTCTGGACCGAGTGTGTGGAGCCTCAGGAACATGCCTGGTTGAATTG CTGGAAGCTGTTTTCAGGCCTGTCAACGAGCCACGGCCCTTTGTCAGATGAGGACGATGATGTGGCACTTCTGTCGGTGGAGATGGAGCCAG GTTCCTGTGACACAGACGGCGATGCAGCCATTCTTTCCCTGTCAGTGGAGACACCTCTGTCCCCTCCAGGGCAGCGGCATGTGGGTGTGGTGAGCACAAATCTCCAGTGGGCCCTGAAGCACTTAGTGGCAGAGCCAGCAGTGGAGCGACGAAAAGCCCTTCTAG GTGTCTTCCTCCTGGTTCTGCTCCTATCCGCcggctgctgctgtctcctgAGGCCCGCCACTCATGCCCCCCTTCTTTTCCGCCGCGACACAAACCTCCAGACTCTGCTGGCTCTGAGGAGCAACCTGAGCGGACAAGGCATCTCCTGCCCCATGTGCTCAG GTGTGTTCATGGAAAAGCCGCACCCTTTGTACACCCACACTTCCTCGTCAGCTTTTAAGTTTTCTGCACATCAGCAGAACCCGAGCACAACAACCTCTGCTGCTCCCCGGAGCTCAGTGAAACCAAATTCAAGCACGAACCAAGCAG GCTCTTTACTTACAGTGTACATATCAAAGTTGGACCTTGGAGCCTCTACGACCATTTACCGCTTCTCCCTTAACACCAGCACTCCCTCCCCATGGAAAATGTGCAGCACAGAGCATGGAGAGCTGCCGTCATTTCAG GCTTATAATCAGCCCCGCAGCAATTACACCACCagaatgacagtgtgtgtttcccaTGTGTACCACCCGTACCCCAGCTGGATGATCACATCCACCTTGTGTGACCCCCGTCATGGCTGGACGCCGGAGTTTTCTTTTTATGGAGCATCgtctccacagcagcacagcag GAGGCTGTACTTCGCCCAGCGCCGCCTGAGGCCTCATCCCAGCCGGGTGTGTGTCAACCCTCCTGGCTGTGGCATCAGTTCTGGGCCTGATGGACCCACACAGGGAACCTTTTATACTCCTTTCCCCAGTG ATGCTTCATCTGCTGCCAAAACGAAACCATCCAAAACGCTTGGCTTCAACCCGTGCAGTGGCGGAGCGTGCGGCCACCCAGCGGTGCGTCCTCTGGTCGACACCGGGGCGATGGTTTTCGTGGTGTTTGGCATCCTGGGAGTCAACCGAACCGAACGCAGGGACAACCATGTTATCGGAGATATG GGCAGCATTATATTGGATCCAGACTTCGATATTTTCCAGGAAATGGGGCGTCTTTGCAAGATCTGCAAAGCGATCAGTGCAAACAAGCAACTTGTGAAGCCAGGAGGAGCACAGTGTTTGCCTTCAG GCAATAAACTGTCGTCTATTCTGCCTCTGCTCCATCCTGAGTGCCACTCTCTCCCTGAACCAAACCTCCTCCCGGGGCAGCTCTCCCACGGAGCGGTGGGGATGCACGGAGGCAAAGTGCGCTGGCTGTCCATGGCCTTTGAGTCC ACCACATACAAGGGGAAATCCTCCTTTCAGACCTATTCCGACTTCCTTCAGTGGGAGAACTTCATCCAGGAGCAGCTCGCCTCCCTCCCGCAGTCCTCCGCTCTGCAGCGGGGTTTCCAGACCTGCGAGCATTGGAAGCAGATCTTCATGGAAATCATAG GTGTGGAGAGTGCCCTCTGgagtctgctgctgtctctggcCATCTGTGTGgcagctgtgtctgtgtttactgcacatcctctgctgctgctgccagtgctCATAACCATTCTAG GCGTGATCTGTCTGGTGCTGGCGGTCATGTACTGGCTGGGCTGGGAGATGGGAGCAGTGGAGGCCATTTCTCTGTCTATACTTGTGGGATCTTCTGTGGATTACTGTCTCCATGTGGTGGAGGGATACCTGCTGGCTGGGCGGTCCACACCCTCTACGCCTGGTCATAACTCG GAGCCTCCGGCTGAGAGGCAGAGGCGGACCCTGGAGGCGGTGAACCATGTGGGCGTTGCCATAGTGTCCAGTGCCGTCACCACGGTGATCTCCACAgtccctctcttcttctgtgtcattGTGCCTTTTGCCAAGTTTGGCCAGATAGTGGCCATCAACACCGCTGTCTCCATTTTGTTCACCCTGACGGTGACCGTGGCCATGCTGGCGTGCATGGCCCCCGCCGGCTTCAGCAGATCCCCCGGCGCTGTGCTGAAGGCCAGCCTGGCCGTGATGGCGGCTGCAGGGTTGGGAGCGGCCGCGTGCTGGGTGGGAGGACAGCTGGGAGCGTTGGCCTGGCAGCCAGTCAGCACGTAA